A region from the Gossypium hirsutum isolate 1008001.06 chromosome A08, Gossypium_hirsutum_v2.1, whole genome shotgun sequence genome encodes:
- the LOC107948692 gene encoding heparanase-like protein 3 isoform X2 → MCILFKLVLLYLWVHWVNKGSDFVTGGSGNVTSGTVFVNGTASIGKTDDNFICATLDWWPHNKCDYGTCSWERASLLNLDLSNPILLNAIKAFSSLKIRMGGTLQDKVIYETKDDKSPCASFVKNSSEMFGFSKVCLPMSRWDQLNVFFKKAGAMVVFGLNALSGKTKRSDGSATGAWNSSNTESLIRYTVNKGYSIHGWELGNELCGTGVGAKVAPDQYASDVKSLENIVQNIYRGFEVKPLVIAPGGFIDTNWFAQLIQRTPKSLQVVTQHIYNLGPGNDNQLINNILDPSYLDGGAQPFRDLEAILKNSATPAVAWVGEAGGAYNSGQNLVTNSFVNAFWYLDQLGMASSYDTKTYCRQTLIGGNYGLLNTATFVPNPDYYGSLLWHRLMGSNVLSTSFSGTTGVRAYAHCSKQSRQKENKLPE, encoded by the exons ATGTGTATACTGTTTAAGCTAGTGTTATTGTATTTATGGGTGCATTGGGTGAATAAAGGCTCAGATTTCGTGACCGGAGGGTCTGGAAATGTTACTAGTGGCACTGTTTTTGTTAATGGAACAGCTTCAATAGGAAAAACAGATGATAATTTCATCTGTGCTACGTTGGATTGGTGGCCTCATAACAAATGTGACTATGGAACATGTAGCTGGGAAAGAGCGTCTCTCCTTAATCTA GATCTTTCCAACCCCATATTGTTAAACGCTATTAAAG CTTTTTCGTCATTAAAGATAAGAATGGGAGGTACCCTGCAAGATAAGGTGATTTACGAGACAAAAGATGATAAAAGTCCTTGTGCATCATTCGTCAAAAATAGTTCAGAGATGTTCGGTTTCTCCAAAGTTTGCTTACCAATGTCTAGATGGGACCAACTCAACGTTTTCTTCAAAAAAGCTGG GGCTATGGTAGTTTTCGGATTAAATGCACTAAGTGGGAAGACCAAACGTTCGGACGGTTCTGCCACTGGAGCTTGGAATTCTAGTAATACTGAATCCCTTATACGATACACTGTTAACAAGGGCTATAGCATTCATGGTTGGGAACTTG GAAATGAACTGTGTGGCACCGGCGTTGGAGCCAAAGTTGCACCCGATCAATATGCGTCTGATGTGAAGTCTCTTGAAAACATTGTTCAGAATATATATAGAGGATTTGAGGTTAAGCCATTAGTAATAGCACCAGGAGGATTCATTGATACAAACTGGTTCGCACAACTTATACAAAGAACACCTAAATCTCTTCAAGTGGTGACCCAACACATTTACAACCTTGGTCCAG GTAATGATAATCAGCTCATCAACAATATCCTAGATCCATCTTATCTAGATGGTGGGGCCCAACCCTTTAGAGACCTCGAAGCAATTCTCAAGAATTCAGCAACACCAGCAGTGGCTTGGGTTGGTGAAGCAGGAGGCGCTTACAACAGCGGTCAAAATCTTGTCACCAATTCCTTTGTTAATGCTTTCTG GTATTTGGATCAGCTTGGAATGGCATCTTCCTATGACACCAAAACATACTGTAGACAGACATTGATTGGTGGAAACTATGGTCTGCTTAACACTGCTACATTTGTCCCAAATCCTGATTACTATGG tTCTCTTCTCTGGCATCGGTTAATGGGGAGCAATGTCCTGTCAACAAGCTTCTCTGGGACAACAGGTGTTCGAGCATATGCTCACTGTTCTAAACAATCT CGACAGAAGGAGAACAAGCTCCCAGAATAA
- the LOC121205111 gene encoding uncharacterized protein, with protein sequence MNQWYHETIQGRSQAQQLPLPLIVPPVTTPVAHPLTDESSKRTPIEKLRKFRAEEFRGRSDDDPIKAEYWLKSLERVFKQMMCSPEDYLRYAVSLLKEEAYNWWETIEAVVPADKLAWEFFQNEFKKKYVGKRYLDKKNREFLDLQQGNKIVAEYEREFVYLSRYARDVVPTEEEMCIRFEEGLNDEIRMMIGGTEIREFVVLSDRAQKMEEVYNKKMQRERRGKETGEIVSAEFGDKKNDVRIISAFTARKLIRKGNEAFLAYILDTRGSELKMEQLSVVNEFTDVFPEELPSLPPDREVEFTIDAVEQGYYRRFVKNFSMIASPMTRLLHKNVEFVWSDESQQSFDQLKKMLTEAPVLTQPESGKANVIADALSRKSYSFALRAMNAHLALNEEGVVLVELKVKPMFLQQIQKLQNEDPKLVLKR encoded by the exons ATGAATCAGTGGTATCATGAAACAATACAAGGAAGAAGTCAGGCACAACAACTTCCTCTTCCCCTTATTGTACCACCAGTTACAACCCCGGTTGCTCATCCTTTAACAGATGAATCTAGCAAAAGAACACCGATTGAAAAACTTAGAAAGTTTAGAGCTGAAGAATTTCGAGGGAGATCGGACGATGATCCGATTAAAGCAGAGTATTGGTTAAAGAGTTTAGAGAGAGTTTTTAAACAGATGATGTGTTCTCCGGAGGACTATTTGAGATATGCAGTTTCGCTATTGAAAGAAGAAGCGTATAATTGGTGGGAAACCATTGAGGCAGTGGTACCTGCAGATAAACTTgcctgggaattcttccaaaacgAATTTAAGAAGAAGTATGTGGGAAAGAGATATTTAGATAAGAAGAATAGAGAATTTCTTGATCTTCAACAAGGGAATAAAATAGTGgccgaatatgaaagagaatttgtgtatctcagtagatatgctcgggatgTTGTACCGACAGAGGAAGAAATGTGCATTagatttgaagaagggcttaatgatgaaattagaatgatgattggaGGTACAGAGATTCGAGAATTTGTGGTTCTGTCTGATCGAgctcaaaagatggaagaagtgTATAACAAAAAGATGCAAAGAGAAAGAAGAGGTAAAGAG ACAGGGGAAATAGTTTCAGCTGAGTTTGGGGATAAAAAGAATGATGTCAGAATTATTTCAGCCTTTACAGCTCGGAAATTGATTCGGAAAGGTAATGAAGCATTTTTAGCTTATATTCTTGATACTCGGGGTTCTGAATTGAAGATGGAACAATTGTCAGTTGTTAATGAGTttactgatgtgtttcctgaggaattgCCTAGTTTACCCCCAGATCGTGAGGTTGAATTCACAATTGAT gcaGTTGAACaag GATACTATCGTCGTTTTGTAAAGAATTTTTCCATGATTGCTTCACCTATGACTCGTTTATTACAtaagaatgttgagtttgtgtgGTCTGATGAAAGTCAGCAGAGCTTTGATCAGTTAAAGAAAATGTTAACAGAAGCTCCAGTCTTGACTCAACCAGAATCAG ggaAAGCTAATGTAATTGCTGATGCACTGAGTCGAAAGTCATATTCGTTTGCACTTCgggcaatgaatgctcatttggctcTTAATGAAGAAGGTGTTGTATTAGTAGAATTGAAGGTAAAACCAATGTTTCTTCAACAAATCCAGAAGCTGCAGAATGAAGATCCAAAATTGGTACTGAAACGGTAA
- the LOC107948692 gene encoding heparanase-like protein 3 isoform X1, translating into MCILFKLVLLYLWVHWVNKGSDFVTGGSGNVTSGTVFVNGTASIGKTDDNFICATLDWWPHNKCDYGTCSWERASLLNLDLSNPILLNAIKAFSSLKIRMGGTLQDKVIYETKDDKSPCASFVKNSSEMFGFSKVCLPMSRWDQLNVFFKKAGAMVVFGLNALSGKTKRSDGSATGAWNSSNTESLIRYTVNKGYSIHGWELGNELCGTGVGAKVAPDQYASDVKSLENIVQNIYRGFEVKPLVIAPGGFIDTNWFAQLIQRTPKSLQVVTQHIYNLGPGNDNQLINNILDPSYLDGGAQPFRDLEAILKNSATPAVAWVGEAGGAYNSGQNLVTNSFVNAFWYLDQLGMASSYDTKTYCRQTLIGGNYGLLNTATFVPNPDYYGSLLWHRLMGSNVLSTSFSGTTGVRAYAHCSKQSQGITLLLINFNANISVNVRVATEGEQAPRIKLGNTSREEYHVTAKDENLHSQKVVLNGKILALNSSGGIPPMEPVNRSMTDPIIVAPFSYVFIHISSIILPACIN; encoded by the exons ATGTGTATACTGTTTAAGCTAGTGTTATTGTATTTATGGGTGCATTGGGTGAATAAAGGCTCAGATTTCGTGACCGGAGGGTCTGGAAATGTTACTAGTGGCACTGTTTTTGTTAATGGAACAGCTTCAATAGGAAAAACAGATGATAATTTCATCTGTGCTACGTTGGATTGGTGGCCTCATAACAAATGTGACTATGGAACATGTAGCTGGGAAAGAGCGTCTCTCCTTAATCTA GATCTTTCCAACCCCATATTGTTAAACGCTATTAAAG CTTTTTCGTCATTAAAGATAAGAATGGGAGGTACCCTGCAAGATAAGGTGATTTACGAGACAAAAGATGATAAAAGTCCTTGTGCATCATTCGTCAAAAATAGTTCAGAGATGTTCGGTTTCTCCAAAGTTTGCTTACCAATGTCTAGATGGGACCAACTCAACGTTTTCTTCAAAAAAGCTGG GGCTATGGTAGTTTTCGGATTAAATGCACTAAGTGGGAAGACCAAACGTTCGGACGGTTCTGCCACTGGAGCTTGGAATTCTAGTAATACTGAATCCCTTATACGATACACTGTTAACAAGGGCTATAGCATTCATGGTTGGGAACTTG GAAATGAACTGTGTGGCACCGGCGTTGGAGCCAAAGTTGCACCCGATCAATATGCGTCTGATGTGAAGTCTCTTGAAAACATTGTTCAGAATATATATAGAGGATTTGAGGTTAAGCCATTAGTAATAGCACCAGGAGGATTCATTGATACAAACTGGTTCGCACAACTTATACAAAGAACACCTAAATCTCTTCAAGTGGTGACCCAACACATTTACAACCTTGGTCCAG GTAATGATAATCAGCTCATCAACAATATCCTAGATCCATCTTATCTAGATGGTGGGGCCCAACCCTTTAGAGACCTCGAAGCAATTCTCAAGAATTCAGCAACACCAGCAGTGGCTTGGGTTGGTGAAGCAGGAGGCGCTTACAACAGCGGTCAAAATCTTGTCACCAATTCCTTTGTTAATGCTTTCTG GTATTTGGATCAGCTTGGAATGGCATCTTCCTATGACACCAAAACATACTGTAGACAGACATTGATTGGTGGAAACTATGGTCTGCTTAACACTGCTACATTTGTCCCAAATCCTGATTACTATGG tTCTCTTCTCTGGCATCGGTTAATGGGGAGCAATGTCCTGTCAACAAGCTTCTCTGGGACAACAGGTGTTCGAGCATATGCTCACTGTTCTAAACAATCT CAAGGAATCACTCTGCTTCTTATCAATTTTAATGCCAACATTTCCGTTAATGTCCGAGTAGCGACAGAAGGAGAACAAGCTCCCAGAATAAAGTTGGGAAACACTAGTAGAGAAGAGTACCATGTTACAGccaaagatgaaaatttacaCAGTCAAAAGGTGGTTTTGAATGGGAAAATACTCGCTCTAAATTCATCTGGGGGTATCCCTCCTATGGAACCAGTAAACAGGAGCATGACAGATCCAATTATTGTTGCTCCTTTCTCTTAcgtatttattcatatttcaagtaTAATACTTCCTGCCTGTatcaattaa
- the LOC107948693 gene encoding hydroxyproline O-galactosyltransferase HPGT3: MEGLPTTTKTERRSRSKNLHTSKPSLVMAFFSCVAWLYVAGRLWQDAENRKLLANLLKRNIEQKPKILTIEDKLMVLGCKDLERRIVEVEMDLTLAKSQGYLKHQLPQSESSSQRKLLAVIGVYTGFGSYLKRNTFRGSWMPRGDALKKLEERGVVIRFVIGRSANRGDSLDRHIEEENSKTKDFFILEGHEEAQEELPKKIKFFFSTAVQIWDAEFYIKVDDNIDVDLEGLIGLLEHRRHQDSAYIGCMKSGEVVSEEGKLWYEPEWWKFGDEKSYFRHASGSLIILSKNLAHYINTNSASLKTYAHDDISVGSWMMGVQAIYIDDNRLCCSSIRQDKVCSVA, encoded by the exons ATGGAGGGTTTACCTACCACCACCAAAACTGAGCGACGTTCGAGATCCAAGAATCTACACACTTCCAAGCCTTCTTTGGTCATGGCCTTTTTCTCTTGCGTCGCTTGGCTTTACGTTGCTGGACG GTTGTGGCAAGATGCAGAGAACAGAAAATTGCTTGCTAATCTTCTTAAGAGGAACATTGAACAG AAACCAAAGATTCTTACCATCGAAGATAAGCTAATGGTCTTAGGATGCAA ggaTCTAGAGAGGAGGATTGTAGAAGTTGAGATGGATTTGACATTAGCTAAGAGTCAAGGCTACCTCAAGCACCAGTTGCCACAAAGTGAGTCTTCTTCGCAACGAAAGCTTCTAGCAGTTATTGGAGTTTATACTGGATTTGGTAGTTACTTGAAACGAAATACATTTAGAGGTTCTTGGATGCCTAGAGGTGA TGCTTTAAAAAAACTCGAGGAAAGAGGAGTAGTGATACGATTTGTGATTGGTCGAAG TGCTAATCGAGGCGATAGCTTGGATCGCCATATTGAGGAGGAAAATAGTAAGACGAAAGATTTCTTTATTCTT GAGGGTCATGAGGAGGCTCAAGAGGAGCTACCTAAAAAGATAAAATTCTTCTTCAGTACTGCAGTTCAAATTTGGGATGCCGAGTTTTACATTAAAGTTGATGATAATATTGACGTTGACCTAG AGGGGTTGATTGGACTTCTTGAACATCGACGTCACCAAGATAGTGCTTATATTGGATGCATGAAGTCAGGAGAAGTGGTTTCTGAAGA GGGAAAGCTTTGGTATGAACCTGAATGGTGGAAATTTGGGGATGAGAAATC GTATTTCCGGCATGCATCTGGTTCACTTATTATACTCTCCAAAAATCTTGCTCATTATATCAACACAAACAG TGCATCTTTGAAGACTTATGCTCATGATGATATATCAGTGGGATCTTGGATGATGGGTGTCCAGGCAATTTATATAGATGATAATCGTCTTTGCTGCAGTAGCATTAGACAAG ATAAGGTGTGTTCTGTGGCTTGA